Proteins encoded in a region of the Elaeis guineensis isolate ETL-2024a chromosome 7, EG11, whole genome shotgun sequence genome:
- the LOC105048011 gene encoding RGG repeats nuclear RNA binding protein A: MATVNPFDLLGDDDNDDPSQLIAAQLQKIATKKPAPAAAPPASAKLPSKPIPPAQAMREARSNVPLARGGAGRGGPGRGRGGRGGRTGPNREFGDGDADGFTGTYGSGGIGEEGNAGKPFERERGGHASQRQPYRGGRRGGYANEEAGVDSGHPPRRVYERRSGTGRGYEMKREGAGRGNWGTSTDDVLAQATEDNVNTDEKVASPEKQPEQEDAPFAEANKDTKEGEVNEAEEKEPEDKEMTLEEYEKIKEEKRKALLALKPEERKVQLDKEFESMQQLSLKKGDDVFVKLGTDKDSSKKRDNADRGERARKSFSINEFLKPAEGERYYSPAGRGRGRGRGRGDRRTFGDGFGRGGTIAAAAPSIEDPGQFPTLGGI; this comes from the exons ATGGCCACCGTAAACCCTTTCGATCTCCTCGGAGACGACGATAACGACGATCCTTCTCAGCTGATCGCTGCCCAGCTGCAGAAGATCGCCACCAAGAAGCCTGCCCCCGCCGCCGCCCCTCCGGCGTCCGCCAAGCTTCCGTCCAAGCCGATTCCTCCCGCCCAAGCCA TGAGGGAGGCGAGGAGCAATGTACCACTAGCACGAGGTGGTGCCGGTCGAGGTGGGCCCGGGCGTGGTAGGGGTGGGCGTGGAGGTAGGACTGGACCAAATAGAGAATTTGGTGATGGGGATGCTGATGGATTTACCGGGACTTATGGCAGCGGCGGCATTGGTGAGGAGGGGAATGCTGGTAAACCTTTTGAGAGGGAACGTGGAGGTCATGCTTCACAAAGGCAGCCATACCGTGGTGGTCGGCGCGGTGGATATGCCAACGAAGAGGCTGGGGTTGACTCTGGACATCCTCCACGGAGGGTTTATGAGCGACGTAGTGGAACTGGCCGCGGTTATGAGATGAAACGAGAAGGTGCAGGGCGTGGGAATTGGGGAACGTCGACAGATGATGTGCTTGCTCA GGCGACAGAGGATAATGTCAACACTGATGAGAAGGTTGCAAGCCCTGAGAAGCAGCCAGAGCAGGAAGATGCACCATTCGCTGAGGCAAATAAGGATACCAAGGAGGGTGAAGTAAATGAGGCAGAAGAAAAAGAGCCAGAAGACAAG GAAATGACCCTAGAGGAGTATGAGAAGATAAAGGAGGAGAAACGAAAGGCACTGCTTGCATTGAAGcctgaagagagaaaggttcagcTTGACAAGGAGTTTGAGTCCATGCAGCAGCTTTCTTTGAAGAAAGGAGATGATGTTTTTGTTAAATTG GGTACTGACAAGGATTCAAGTAAAAAGAGGGACAATGCTGATCGAGGAGAACGAGCCAGAAAG TCTTTCAGCATCAATGAGTTTTTGAAGCCTGCTGAAGGAGAAAGATATTACAGTCCTGCCGGCCGTGGTCGTGGCCGTGGCAGGGGACGAGGTGATCGCAGAACATTTGGCGATGGTTTTGGCAGGGGAGGTACAATCGCTGCTGCTGCCCCTTCAATTGAGGATCCTGGACAATTCCCCACACTTGGTGGGATATAG
- the LOC105048010 gene encoding abscisic acid receptor PYL2-like has protein sequence MEPHNTTPPHGLTREEYAGLEQVIRTHHTFPRAPGTCTSLITQRIDAPLRAVWPIIRRFDHPQRYKHFIKSCTLTWGDGGVGSVRDVTVISGLPASTSTERLEILDDERHILSFSVMGGEHRLKNYRSVTSVTEFTRDDGKPYTIVLESYVVDIPEGNTQEDTKMFVDTVVRLNLQKLSAVAMASI, from the coding sequence ATGGAGCCCCACAACACCACTCCTCCACACGGGCTGACACGGGAGGAGTATGCCGGGCTGGAGCAGGTCATCCGGACGCACCACACGTTCCCTCGGGCCCCGGGGACGTGCACGTCTCTCATCACGCAGCGCATCGATGCGCCGCTCCGGGCGGTGTGGCCCATCATCCGGAGATTCGACCACCCGCAGCGGTACAAGCACTTCATCAAGAGCTGCACCCTCACCTGGGGGGACGGTGGCGTGGGCAGCGTAAGGGACGTCACCGTGATCTCCGGCCTCCCTGCGTCGACCAGCACCGAGAGGCTGGAGATTTTGGATGATGAGCGACACATACTTAGCTTCAGCGTCATGGGCGGCGAGCACCGGCTCAAGAACTACCGCTCGGTCACGTCGGTGACCGAGTTCACAAGGGACGACGGGAAGCCATATACGATCGTTCTGGAGTCCTACGTCGTCGACATACCGGAGGGAAACACACAGGAGGATACCAAGATGTTTGTGGATACCGTCGTCAGGCTCAACTTGCAGAAGCTTTCAGCGGTGGCGATGGCTTCCATCTAA
- the LOC105048009 gene encoding uncharacterized protein isoform X1 yields the protein MMEKDAFNASLPIHNHNEMVVESAFPHMFSDPVIQLSFPGYNNHRQIMASDPFLSTFQEAQEEALSNLYVANNGDMVNGNVPYSRNMPHVGNVSYDGSSGNADLGEHFMGTSLPATSLVNLVSGTTCLRENLISVDAASTSSLPSKEMRTSISSDCCNTINSSKTVSVNCEFELQDDAGLLTSKKDACLNQQLNCSWNYDVLGPEVPSGKTFASIRPSYHELESSVPGWKSSVNFPYLFHDCVPFNELSLSLGSGQPSIISMPEVLKQCSEASCPGIITSDNSRCPVSTEMPACSHASWNSSHDVGLGLTFAHNEKFSLYPRSSRPVHFSHMLLGSRYLHVMQQILAEVATYAVADSNEMNSDSFGGIGGEEKMTFSSGCSNLRELAMSDEFPFSSGAIKSQGHVDGQRCQEVYTKKTELATMLHLVDQRYNQCIEQIHNVISTFYSATESGTSHMHALFALRAIFSLYKNLRERITSQILVIAQQCSTLCMREEKSFGSSLIQKQLALQQLRSHHQQSWRPQRGLPEKSVSVLRAWMFHNFLHPYPKDNEKHLLAIKSGLTRSQVSNWFINARVRLWKPMIEEMYSELKRKNQPEGSDGESRVHGNIGSQWF from the exons ATGATGGAGAAAGATGCATTTAATGCCTCACTACCGATACACAATCATAATGAAATGGTCGTTGAATCAGCTTTCCCCCATATGTTTTCAGATCCAGTCATCCAGTTGAGCTTTCCAGGTTACAACAACCATAGACAAATAATGGCTAGTGATCCATTTCTGTCCACATTTCAAGAAGCACAAGAAGAAGCACTGAGCAATCTCTATGTAGCAAATAATGGTGATATGGTCAATGGCAATGTGCCATATTCGAGAAATATGCCTCATGTTGGAAATGTTTCATATGATGGTTCCAGTGGAAATGCTGACTTGGGGGAACATTTCATGGGGACTTCTCTGCCTGCCACTTCGCTTGTCAACCTTGTTTCCGGCACAACATGTTTACGTGAAAATCTTATCAGTGTTGATGCTGCTTCAACTTCCTCATTGCCATCTAAGGAGATGAGAACCTCTATTTCTAGTGATTGCTGCAATACTATAAATTCATCCAAGACAGTTTCAGTAAATTGCGAATTTGAGTTGCAAGATGATGCAGGCCTTCTGACATCCAAAAAGGATGCTTGTTTGAATCAGCAACTAAATTGTTCATGGAATTATGATGTTCTAGGTCCTGAGGTGCCTTCAGGTAAAACATTTGCCTCAATTCGTCCATCTTATCATGAATTAGAAAGCTCAGTGCCTGGCTGGAAGTCTAGTGTAAATTTTCCTTATTTATTCCATGACTGTGTGCCATTTAATGAGCTGTCTCTGAGTCTTGGCTCCGGTCAGCCTTCTATTATCAGCATGCCTGAAGTCCTGAAGCAGTGCTCGGAAGCAAGCTGCCCCGGCATAATTACGTCAGACAATAGTAGATGTCCGGTTTCTACTGAAATGCCAGCCTGCTCTCATGCTTCCTGGAATTCTTCTCATGATGTTGGCTTGGGGCTGACCTTCGCTCACAATGAGAAGTTCTCTCTGTATCCTAGATCTTCTAGGCCAGTTCATTTTTCCCATATGCTATTAGGATCAAGATATCTCCATGTGATGCAACAAATACTTGCTGAAGTTGCAACCTATGCGGTTGCAGATTCGAATGAGATGAACAGTGACTCTTTTGGTGGGATTGGGGGTGAGGAAAAGATGACTTTTTCTTCAGGTTGCTCTAATTTACGAGAACTTGCAATGTCTGATGAATTTCCTTTTTCTTCTGGAGCAATTAAATCTCAAGGCCATGTTGATGGCCAACGATGTCAGGAAGTTTATACAAAGAAAACCGAGCTAGCAACAATGCTTCATCTG GTTGACCAAAGATATAACCAATGCATAGAACAGATCCATAATGTCATATCCACATTCTACAGTGCAACTGAGTCAGGCACTTCTCACATGCATGCGTTGTTTGCTCTTCGGGCAATTTTTTCCCTTTATAAAAACTTGAGGGAGAGAATTACCAGTCAGATTCTTGTGATTGCCCAACAATGTAGCACCTTATGCATGAGAGAGGAGAAAAGCTTTGGATCTTCTTTGATCCAGAAACAATTGGCATTGCAGCAGCTGAGGAGCCACCATCAGCAATCTTGGAGACCTCAAAGAGGCTTGCCAGAAAAATCTGTCTCGGTTCTACGTGCATGGATGTTCCATAACTTTCTGCACCC GTACCCAAAAGACAATGAGAAGCATTTGCTCGCGATCAAAAGTGGTTTGACAAGAAGCCAG GTGTCCAATTGGTTTATAAATGCACGGGTTCGTCTATGGAAGCCTATGATAGAGGAAATGTACTCTGAACTTAAAAGGAAGAATCAACCTGAAGGATCAGATGGTGAAAGCAGAGTCCATGGAAACATTGGCAGTCAATGGTTCTAA
- the LOC105048009 gene encoding uncharacterized protein isoform X2 has product MIDAWFCGGYIWCLTVSALPCTLEDPVIQLSFPGYNNHRQIMASDPFLSTFQEAQEEALSNLYVANNGDMVNGNVPYSRNMPHVGNVSYDGSSGNADLGEHFMGTSLPATSLVNLVSGTTCLRENLISVDAASTSSLPSKEMRTSISSDCCNTINSSKTVSVNCEFELQDDAGLLTSKKDACLNQQLNCSWNYDVLGPEVPSGKTFASIRPSYHELESSVPGWKSSVNFPYLFHDCVPFNELSLSLGSGQPSIISMPEVLKQCSEASCPGIITSDNSRCPVSTEMPACSHASWNSSHDVGLGLTFAHNEKFSLYPRSSRPVHFSHMLLGSRYLHVMQQILAEVATYAVADSNEMNSDSFGGIGGEEKMTFSSGCSNLRELAMSDEFPFSSGAIKSQGHVDGQRCQEVYTKKTELATMLHLVDQRYNQCIEQIHNVISTFYSATESGTSHMHALFALRAIFSLYKNLRERITSQILVIAQQCSTLCMREEKSFGSSLIQKQLALQQLRSHHQQSWRPQRGLPEKSVSVLRAWMFHNFLHPYPKDNEKHLLAIKSGLTRSQVSNWFINARVRLWKPMIEEMYSELKRKNQPEGSDGESRVHGNIGSQWF; this is encoded by the exons ATGATAGATGCCTG GTTTTGTGGAGGCTATATTTGGTGCCTCACGGTTTCCGCACTTCCATGCACACTTGAAG ATCCAGTCATCCAGTTGAGCTTTCCAGGTTACAACAACCATAGACAAATAATGGCTAGTGATCCATTTCTGTCCACATTTCAAGAAGCACAAGAAGAAGCACTGAGCAATCTCTATGTAGCAAATAATGGTGATATGGTCAATGGCAATGTGCCATATTCGAGAAATATGCCTCATGTTGGAAATGTTTCATATGATGGTTCCAGTGGAAATGCTGACTTGGGGGAACATTTCATGGGGACTTCTCTGCCTGCCACTTCGCTTGTCAACCTTGTTTCCGGCACAACATGTTTACGTGAAAATCTTATCAGTGTTGATGCTGCTTCAACTTCCTCATTGCCATCTAAGGAGATGAGAACCTCTATTTCTAGTGATTGCTGCAATACTATAAATTCATCCAAGACAGTTTCAGTAAATTGCGAATTTGAGTTGCAAGATGATGCAGGCCTTCTGACATCCAAAAAGGATGCTTGTTTGAATCAGCAACTAAATTGTTCATGGAATTATGATGTTCTAGGTCCTGAGGTGCCTTCAGGTAAAACATTTGCCTCAATTCGTCCATCTTATCATGAATTAGAAAGCTCAGTGCCTGGCTGGAAGTCTAGTGTAAATTTTCCTTATTTATTCCATGACTGTGTGCCATTTAATGAGCTGTCTCTGAGTCTTGGCTCCGGTCAGCCTTCTATTATCAGCATGCCTGAAGTCCTGAAGCAGTGCTCGGAAGCAAGCTGCCCCGGCATAATTACGTCAGACAATAGTAGATGTCCGGTTTCTACTGAAATGCCAGCCTGCTCTCATGCTTCCTGGAATTCTTCTCATGATGTTGGCTTGGGGCTGACCTTCGCTCACAATGAGAAGTTCTCTCTGTATCCTAGATCTTCTAGGCCAGTTCATTTTTCCCATATGCTATTAGGATCAAGATATCTCCATGTGATGCAACAAATACTTGCTGAAGTTGCAACCTATGCGGTTGCAGATTCGAATGAGATGAACAGTGACTCTTTTGGTGGGATTGGGGGTGAGGAAAAGATGACTTTTTCTTCAGGTTGCTCTAATTTACGAGAACTTGCAATGTCTGATGAATTTCCTTTTTCTTCTGGAGCAATTAAATCTCAAGGCCATGTTGATGGCCAACGATGTCAGGAAGTTTATACAAAGAAAACCGAGCTAGCAACAATGCTTCATCTG GTTGACCAAAGATATAACCAATGCATAGAACAGATCCATAATGTCATATCCACATTCTACAGTGCAACTGAGTCAGGCACTTCTCACATGCATGCGTTGTTTGCTCTTCGGGCAATTTTTTCCCTTTATAAAAACTTGAGGGAGAGAATTACCAGTCAGATTCTTGTGATTGCCCAACAATGTAGCACCTTATGCATGAGAGAGGAGAAAAGCTTTGGATCTTCTTTGATCCAGAAACAATTGGCATTGCAGCAGCTGAGGAGCCACCATCAGCAATCTTGGAGACCTCAAAGAGGCTTGCCAGAAAAATCTGTCTCGGTTCTACGTGCATGGATGTTCCATAACTTTCTGCACCC GTACCCAAAAGACAATGAGAAGCATTTGCTCGCGATCAAAAGTGGTTTGACAAGAAGCCAG GTGTCCAATTGGTTTATAAATGCACGGGTTCGTCTATGGAAGCCTATGATAGAGGAAATGTACTCTGAACTTAAAAGGAAGAATCAACCTGAAGGATCAGATGGTGAAAGCAGAGTCCATGGAAACATTGGCAGTCAATGGTTCTAA
- the LOC105048009 gene encoding uncharacterized protein isoform X3, producing the protein MASDPFLSTFQEAQEEALSNLYVANNGDMVNGNVPYSRNMPHVGNVSYDGSSGNADLGEHFMGTSLPATSLVNLVSGTTCLRENLISVDAASTSSLPSKEMRTSISSDCCNTINSSKTVSVNCEFELQDDAGLLTSKKDACLNQQLNCSWNYDVLGPEVPSGKTFASIRPSYHELESSVPGWKSSVNFPYLFHDCVPFNELSLSLGSGQPSIISMPEVLKQCSEASCPGIITSDNSRCPVSTEMPACSHASWNSSHDVGLGLTFAHNEKFSLYPRSSRPVHFSHMLLGSRYLHVMQQILAEVATYAVADSNEMNSDSFGGIGGEEKMTFSSGCSNLRELAMSDEFPFSSGAIKSQGHVDGQRCQEVYTKKTELATMLHLVDQRYNQCIEQIHNVISTFYSATESGTSHMHALFALRAIFSLYKNLRERITSQILVIAQQCSTLCMREEKSFGSSLIQKQLALQQLRSHHQQSWRPQRGLPEKSVSVLRAWMFHNFLHPYPKDNEKHLLAIKSGLTRSQVSNWFINARVRLWKPMIEEMYSELKRKNQPEGSDGESRVHGNIGSQWF; encoded by the exons ATGGCTAGTGATCCATTTCTGTCCACATTTCAAGAAGCACAAGAAGAAGCACTGAGCAATCTCTATGTAGCAAATAATGGTGATATGGTCAATGGCAATGTGCCATATTCGAGAAATATGCCTCATGTTGGAAATGTTTCATATGATGGTTCCAGTGGAAATGCTGACTTGGGGGAACATTTCATGGGGACTTCTCTGCCTGCCACTTCGCTTGTCAACCTTGTTTCCGGCACAACATGTTTACGTGAAAATCTTATCAGTGTTGATGCTGCTTCAACTTCCTCATTGCCATCTAAGGAGATGAGAACCTCTATTTCTAGTGATTGCTGCAATACTATAAATTCATCCAAGACAGTTTCAGTAAATTGCGAATTTGAGTTGCAAGATGATGCAGGCCTTCTGACATCCAAAAAGGATGCTTGTTTGAATCAGCAACTAAATTGTTCATGGAATTATGATGTTCTAGGTCCTGAGGTGCCTTCAGGTAAAACATTTGCCTCAATTCGTCCATCTTATCATGAATTAGAAAGCTCAGTGCCTGGCTGGAAGTCTAGTGTAAATTTTCCTTATTTATTCCATGACTGTGTGCCATTTAATGAGCTGTCTCTGAGTCTTGGCTCCGGTCAGCCTTCTATTATCAGCATGCCTGAAGTCCTGAAGCAGTGCTCGGAAGCAAGCTGCCCCGGCATAATTACGTCAGACAATAGTAGATGTCCGGTTTCTACTGAAATGCCAGCCTGCTCTCATGCTTCCTGGAATTCTTCTCATGATGTTGGCTTGGGGCTGACCTTCGCTCACAATGAGAAGTTCTCTCTGTATCCTAGATCTTCTAGGCCAGTTCATTTTTCCCATATGCTATTAGGATCAAGATATCTCCATGTGATGCAACAAATACTTGCTGAAGTTGCAACCTATGCGGTTGCAGATTCGAATGAGATGAACAGTGACTCTTTTGGTGGGATTGGGGGTGAGGAAAAGATGACTTTTTCTTCAGGTTGCTCTAATTTACGAGAACTTGCAATGTCTGATGAATTTCCTTTTTCTTCTGGAGCAATTAAATCTCAAGGCCATGTTGATGGCCAACGATGTCAGGAAGTTTATACAAAGAAAACCGAGCTAGCAACAATGCTTCATCTG GTTGACCAAAGATATAACCAATGCATAGAACAGATCCATAATGTCATATCCACATTCTACAGTGCAACTGAGTCAGGCACTTCTCACATGCATGCGTTGTTTGCTCTTCGGGCAATTTTTTCCCTTTATAAAAACTTGAGGGAGAGAATTACCAGTCAGATTCTTGTGATTGCCCAACAATGTAGCACCTTATGCATGAGAGAGGAGAAAAGCTTTGGATCTTCTTTGATCCAGAAACAATTGGCATTGCAGCAGCTGAGGAGCCACCATCAGCAATCTTGGAGACCTCAAAGAGGCTTGCCAGAAAAATCTGTCTCGGTTCTACGTGCATGGATGTTCCATAACTTTCTGCACCC GTACCCAAAAGACAATGAGAAGCATTTGCTCGCGATCAAAAGTGGTTTGACAAGAAGCCAG GTGTCCAATTGGTTTATAAATGCACGGGTTCGTCTATGGAAGCCTATGATAGAGGAAATGTACTCTGAACTTAAAAGGAAGAATCAACCTGAAGGATCAGATGGTGAAAGCAGAGTCCATGGAAACATTGGCAGTCAATGGTTCTAA